A portion of the Paenibacillus marchantiae genome contains these proteins:
- a CDS encoding DNA polymerase IV → MPRKDGRVIMLADCQSFYASVEKSAHPEYRDRPLVVAGDPARRSGIILAACPLAKSYGITTAERLGEALAKCPDVVVIRPRMAEYIRVSLHITRILQSYTDLVEPYSIDEQFLDVTGSLDLFGSPETIARSIQDRVMEETGVYIRVGISDTKVVSKMACDLYAKKVPGGIYTLPRKDVQTTLWKKPVRDMFMVGSRMGQHLYKMGIHTIGDLAQTPLSRLRERWGVNGEVLWRIARGIDDSPVKPGTYAHQQQGIGHQMTLPRDYESWEDIKVVLLELAELVSRRSRDKSLMGNVVSVGCRGQDYDRPTGFSRQMKVNEPTNITDEVYDAAAALFLRHWDGLPIRRISVSLTGLVPDSEVQLSWFDDRERKRELERATDDIKRKFGETAIMRASSLCSSAQAQDRSHKIGGHYK, encoded by the coding sequence ATGCCCCGCAAAGACGGACGTGTCATTATGCTGGCCGATTGCCAGTCATTTTATGCCAGTGTGGAGAAGTCTGCACATCCTGAATACAGAGACCGTCCGCTTGTTGTTGCGGGAGATCCTGCACGCCGTTCAGGCATTATTCTGGCAGCCTGCCCACTCGCTAAGTCCTATGGGATTACTACAGCAGAACGGCTGGGTGAGGCTCTTGCCAAATGCCCCGATGTTGTCGTCATTCGTCCCCGGATGGCCGAATATATTCGTGTTTCCCTACACATTACCCGTATCCTTCAGTCCTATACCGATCTGGTTGAACCGTATAGCATTGACGAACAGTTTCTGGATGTCACCGGAAGTTTAGATCTGTTCGGCAGTCCCGAAACGATTGCCCGCAGTATTCAGGACAGGGTAATGGAAGAGACTGGCGTCTATATCCGCGTCGGCATCAGCGACACCAAGGTTGTCAGCAAGATGGCCTGTGACCTGTATGCCAAAAAAGTCCCCGGAGGCATCTATACATTGCCCCGCAAGGACGTGCAGACAACATTGTGGAAAAAGCCTGTTCGAGACATGTTTATGGTCGGTTCCCGGATGGGGCAGCATCTCTATAAGATGGGGATTCATACGATTGGGGATCTAGCGCAGACTCCATTGTCCCGGCTGAGAGAGCGTTGGGGTGTAAATGGTGAGGTACTGTGGCGTATTGCCCGCGGGATCGATGATTCTCCGGTAAAACCCGGGACATATGCTCACCAGCAGCAGGGCATTGGACATCAGATGACATTGCCTCGGGACTATGAATCGTGGGAAGACATCAAAGTGGTGCTGCTCGAACTGGCGGAGCTGGTCAGCCGGCGTTCCCGGGACAAATCGCTCATGGGCAATGTCGTCTCTGTAGGATGTCGGGGGCAGGATTACGATCGTCCAACCGGCTTCTCCCGCCAGATGAAGGTCAATGAACCTACCAACATCACCGATGAAGTATACGATGCGGCAGCAGCTTTGTTTCTGCGCCATTGGGACGGATTACCCATTCGCCGCATCAGCGTGTCATTGACCGGACTCGTGCCCGATTCCGAAGTACAGCTGTCCTGGTTCGATGACCGTGAACGCAAAAGAGAACTGGAACGTGCCACGGATGACATCAAGCGCAAGTTTGGAGAAACCGCGATTATGCGAGCCTCCTCGCTCTGCTCCTCCGCACAGGCACAGGACCGTTCTCATAAAATTGGAGGTCACTATAAATGA
- a CDS encoding YolD-like family protein has product MSKKLQQNGIFESSRMMLPEHREAYIIHQEQLAPRTRPSLDAQAAEEMSRLLSNSMLLGDTVTITLFHEHDDIRFTGQVLRLDSPARTLKLLMESGTRDIQMNLITDVVLANE; this is encoded by the coding sequence ATGAGTAAAAAATTACAGCAAAACGGGATTTTTGAGTCGTCGCGCATGATGCTTCCCGAACACCGGGAAGCCTACATCATTCATCAGGAACAACTTGCTCCCCGTACCCGTCCATCTCTGGATGCCCAGGCAGCGGAAGAAATGTCACGTTTGCTTAGTAACTCCATGCTGCTCGGGGATACAGTCACCATCACCCTGTTCCATGAACATGATGATATCCGCTTTACCGGACAGGTGCTCCGATTGGACTCCCCTGCCCGTACCCTTAAGCTGCTGATGGAGAGTGGGACTCGGGACATTCAGATGAATCTTATTACGGATGTGGTACTCGCGAATGAATGA
- a CDS encoding glycosyltransferase family 2 protein → MVAIYYVVAVNTLYFSILALSFRNIWTIFRRSHYSKYNTLSGSELVPSVSLLVPAYNEELTIIENVNCLMTLNYPTYEVIVVNDGSSDTTLKVLLEEYRLKPVPNTMIRGKISCQKIRGIYHNPEFPDLYVIDKENGGKADSLNAGINLSHYPLISSIDADSLLEKDALIRMARMYMENPEETVAIGGDVRIANGCKIENGAVQDVSLPRKIWPMFQSIEYLKAFLGGRIGWSHMNGLIIVSGAFGMFRKDAVIAVGGYRDGYPGEDMNIIIKLHRYMLENKLKYRVAFCPEAVCWTQAPDSYRILSSQRKRWGRGNLKNMIENRGMLFNPKYKVMGMLTMPYNILFEALNPYFRITGLLALTGYVLMDMTQWPILVLFGSLNIVSGYLLSVGALVLEEIAFKRYNKLSDLVKMLFYSALKFVGYHQLGVLWRLQGHIQFMQNNNSWGTMTRQSWSEEEKTSEAA, encoded by the coding sequence ATGGTTGCAATCTATTATGTCGTTGCCGTAAATACGCTTTACTTTTCCATTCTGGCCTTATCATTCCGTAACATTTGGACGATCTTCAGGCGATCGCATTATTCCAAATACAATACGTTGTCAGGCTCGGAGCTGGTACCATCGGTTTCCTTGCTGGTGCCCGCATATAACGAGGAACTGACGATTATTGAAAATGTGAACTGCCTGATGACGCTGAATTATCCAACGTATGAAGTCATCGTGGTGAATGATGGTTCAAGCGATACCACCCTGAAGGTGTTGCTGGAAGAATATCGTCTGAAGCCGGTACCCAACACGATGATTAGGGGCAAGATTTCCTGTCAGAAAATTCGCGGGATCTACCACAATCCGGAATTCCCCGACCTGTATGTCATTGACAAGGAAAACGGCGGGAAGGCCGATTCCCTCAATGCCGGAATCAACCTGTCTCATTATCCATTGATTTCTTCCATTGATGCTGACTCTTTACTGGAGAAGGATGCCCTGATTCGTATGGCTCGCATGTATATGGAGAATCCGGAAGAGACGGTGGCTATTGGCGGGGATGTACGGATAGCCAACGGCTGCAAAATCGAGAATGGGGCAGTGCAGGACGTTTCACTGCCTCGCAAGATTTGGCCGATGTTCCAGTCCATCGAGTATCTCAAAGCTTTTCTCGGCGGACGGATCGGTTGGAGTCATATGAATGGTCTGATCATCGTCTCGGGTGCCTTCGGCATGTTCCGCAAGGATGCGGTTATTGCGGTTGGGGGATACCGGGACGGTTATCCGGGTGAAGACATGAACATTATCATCAAACTTCACCGTTATATGTTGGAGAATAAATTGAAATACCGCGTAGCCTTCTGCCCTGAAGCCGTGTGCTGGACACAGGCGCCGGATTCCTACCGGATCTTGTCCAGTCAGCGCAAACGCTGGGGACGTGGAAATCTGAAGAACATGATCGAGAATCGCGGCATGTTGTTCAACCCGAAATATAAAGTCATGGGCATGCTGACCATGCCGTACAACATTCTTTTTGAAGCGCTGAATCCGTATTTCCGAATTACCGGACTTCTCGCTCTCACGGGATATGTACTGATGGATATGACCCAGTGGCCGATACTTGTGCTCTTTGGATCGCTCAACATTGTGAGTGGTTATCTGCTCAGTGTGGGAGCCCTTGTGCTTGAGGAAATTGCATTCAAGCGGTATAACAAGCTATCCGATCTGGTCAAAATGCTGTTCTACTCCGCTCTGAAATTCGTCGGCTATCATCAGCTCGGCGTGCTGTGGAGATTGCAGGGGCATATCCAGTTCATGCAAAACAACAACTCATGGGGTACCATGACACGCCAGAGCTGGTCCGAGGAAGAGAAGACAAGCGAGGCGGCTTAA
- a CDS encoding response regulator, whose protein sequence is MPNTATLQREAAVNVYRSVEQRLKETGAETCGLMFIHCAGQSQPEQQVRTHLEQTSESAYQVWQDGATQALAVLLPGLTLDEVHYEGLRIKHELQETVPGADPQITLASFPAGERPSKATIQHMAESAKLVDPSEIHIYTLDKTVDEPERILIVDNDPTVREFLQLRLKMQGYETYEAVDGLAALELIEKITPDLVLTELNLYGIDGLPFIQHIQNLDVAQPPKIVVLTEQRVEQTISQCFRSGVDDYMTKPFSPVELDARIRRCLH, encoded by the coding sequence ATGCCAAATACGGCGACATTGCAGCGTGAGGCTGCCGTTAATGTGTACCGCAGTGTAGAACAGAGATTGAAAGAAACGGGTGCCGAAACATGCGGCTTAATGTTCATCCATTGTGCAGGGCAGTCTCAGCCGGAGCAGCAGGTCAGGACACATCTGGAGCAGACCAGTGAGTCTGCCTACCAGGTCTGGCAGGATGGAGCCACACAGGCACTTGCTGTCCTGCTGCCAGGGTTGACGCTGGATGAGGTTCATTATGAGGGGCTTCGCATCAAGCATGAATTGCAGGAGACGGTACCTGGTGCCGATCCGCAAATCACGCTGGCAAGTTTCCCGGCAGGTGAGCGTCCTTCAAAGGCAACCATTCAACATATGGCTGAGTCCGCCAAGCTGGTAGACCCGTCGGAGATTCATATCTACACGCTGGACAAGACGGTAGACGAGCCGGAACGAATTTTGATTGTGGATAACGATCCGACGGTACGCGAGTTTCTGCAATTGCGTCTGAAGATGCAGGGGTATGAAACCTATGAAGCGGTGGACGGACTGGCTGCACTGGAACTGATTGAGAAAATCACGCCTGATCTGGTGCTGACCGAATTGAACCTGTATGGCATTGATGGCCTGCCGTTCATTCAACATATCCAGAACCTGGATGTGGCTCAGCCGCCCAAAATCGTCGTATTAACGGAACAGCGTGTGGAACAAACGATCAGTCAATGCTTCCGCAGCGGAGTCGATGATTATATGACCAAACCGTTCTCACCTGTGGAGCTGGATGCCCGAATCAGGCGTTGCCTGCATTAA
- a CDS encoding HEAT repeat domain-containing protein gives MFPNLALAYLFLYICTALVAVGVILLFAMKMSHNGKRRKIEFYKLKQRDYFTYLQTALTEDSPLRLPPGKLAPLERRVIQSKLIEWIDQFKGEYRNKLIVLCREAGFVEHDLKELSRIRYGRQIDAAYRLGGMRCPEAVPGLMELLKEEKPGPMAIMIGRSIARCTIRQGELKDMLALLLTKGKSIHHLAADILLETSLDTSRILIELLEDRNPDFVKVGLVAMWGQAVPEVMPALDRLVGAEHQDVRAEAVKLYLSASPALQDETILKLMQDSDPEVRAEVVQALGSKHAAGSIPLLRKALRDEDWGVRYNSAESLGKLGEPGFEALCQAAVEGTGAEREIAMQQIESTMQHSGTDHKAVDQMIAHNKKRLLYDRYFGPVRGNRITSKKRTGVAAVGGDYTA, from the coding sequence ATGTTTCCGAATTTGGCTTTGGCTTATCTATTTCTATACATCTGTACGGCGCTCGTCGCTGTGGGTGTAATCCTGCTGTTTGCCATGAAAATGTCCCACAACGGCAAACGGCGCAAGATTGAGTTTTATAAATTAAAGCAGCGTGACTACTTTACGTATCTGCAGACGGCGCTGACAGAGGACAGTCCCCTGAGATTGCCACCTGGGAAGTTGGCCCCGCTTGAGCGTCGGGTCATCCAGAGCAAACTTATTGAATGGATTGATCAGTTCAAGGGCGAGTATCGCAACAAATTGATTGTACTCTGCCGTGAAGCCGGATTTGTAGAGCATGATCTGAAGGAACTGAGTCGTATTCGTTACGGACGCCAGATTGATGCAGCGTATCGATTGGGCGGCATGCGTTGTCCAGAGGCCGTTCCAGGCTTGATGGAATTGCTTAAGGAAGAAAAACCTGGTCCGATGGCAATTATGATTGGTCGTTCGATCGCAAGATGTACCATCCGTCAGGGTGAACTGAAAGATATGCTCGCGTTGCTGTTAACCAAAGGAAAATCGATTCATCATCTGGCAGCAGATATTTTGCTCGAAACCAGTCTGGATACAAGCAGAATTCTGATTGAGTTGCTGGAAGATCGCAATCCTGACTTTGTCAAAGTGGGATTGGTTGCGATGTGGGGACAAGCTGTACCCGAAGTGATGCCTGCACTCGACAGACTTGTTGGCGCAGAACATCAGGATGTACGGGCAGAAGCGGTGAAGCTATATCTTAGCGCAAGTCCGGCACTTCAGGACGAGACCATTCTGAAGCTCATGCAGGATTCGGACCCGGAGGTGCGTGCCGAAGTGGTGCAGGCGCTCGGTTCGAAACATGCGGCAGGCAGCATTCCACTGCTGCGCAAAGCGCTGCGTGATGAAGATTGGGGAGTACGCTATAACAGTGCGGAGAGCCTTGGCAAGCTGGGTGAACCGGGATTTGAAGCCTTGTGTCAGGCGGCTGTGGAGGGCACAGGTGCTGAACGGGAAATTGCAATGCAGCAGATTGAGAGTACGATGCAGCACTCAGGAACAGACCACAAAGCCGTTGACCAGATGATTGCACATAACAAAAAAAGGCTGCTGTATGATCGGTACTTCGGTCCCGTACGTGGGAACCGGATAACAAGCAAGAAACGTACAGGTGTGGCTGCGGTAGGAGGGGATTACACTGCTTAG
- a CDS encoding LLM class flavin-dependent oxidoreductase produces the protein MKFGWFLPTAGDGKYVGVAPEREPSLDYLVQVAQTAETAGFEFVLIPTGGACLDAWVVGSAVMSHTKTLRPLVAIRPGLVTPVLAARMGAALDQLSGGRAMINVVTGSSVRDLEELGDPLAHAHDERYERASEYMEVMKRSWTQSAGLNLTEFAGSGAISNQEGSEDNSEFNGKYYHFKGPVGMPETVQNPYPPFYLGGSSPIAKRVAVEHADTFLMWGEPHDWIQEQIEEIEVIREQIKEETGQDRQLRYGMRAQVLIRDTEEEAWAAAWETISKVPPEAIEKAKAAFAETDATNQRRQNELRELSEKQQFVVGPNLWTGLSVVRSGGAILIVGTAEQVAERLMEYGDLGVTTFILSGYPHLEEAEIFGRTVMPIIREKWKIRQKKHSVTTN, from the coding sequence ATGAAGTTTGGTTGGTTTTTGCCTACAGCAGGAGACGGAAAATATGTAGGAGTTGCCCCGGAGCGGGAACCGAGCCTGGATTATTTGGTTCAAGTAGCGCAGACAGCGGAGACGGCAGGTTTTGAATTTGTATTGATTCCGACAGGGGGAGCCTGTCTGGATGCGTGGGTTGTGGGTTCGGCTGTCATGAGTCACACGAAAACACTGCGTCCGCTTGTGGCCATTCGACCGGGTCTGGTCACCCCTGTATTGGCGGCGCGTATGGGAGCGGCACTGGATCAACTGTCTGGCGGTCGTGCCATGATCAATGTGGTGACAGGCAGTTCGGTTCGGGATTTGGAGGAACTGGGAGATCCACTGGCTCATGCCCATGATGAACGTTATGAACGGGCGAGCGAGTACATGGAAGTGATGAAGCGTTCATGGACACAATCGGCCGGGCTCAATCTGACCGAGTTTGCTGGAAGTGGTGCCATATCGAATCAGGAAGGATCCGAAGACAATTCGGAGTTTAACGGTAAGTATTATCATTTCAAAGGTCCGGTAGGCATGCCTGAAACGGTGCAAAATCCGTATCCGCCGTTCTACTTGGGTGGAAGTTCACCGATTGCAAAGCGGGTCGCTGTTGAACACGCAGATACATTCCTCATGTGGGGCGAGCCGCATGACTGGATTCAGGAGCAGATCGAAGAAATTGAAGTCATTCGCGAACAGATCAAAGAGGAAACCGGACAAGATCGTCAGCTCCGTTACGGTATGCGTGCACAGGTACTCATTCGGGATACGGAAGAAGAAGCATGGGCGGCGGCTTGGGAGACTATAAGCAAAGTCCCACCAGAGGCCATCGAAAAAGCCAAAGCAGCCTTCGCAGAGACGGATGCAACCAACCAACGCAGACAGAATGAGCTGCGGGAACTGTCCGAGAAGCAGCAGTTTGTCGTAGGTCCCAACCTGTGGACAGGTTTGTCAGTTGTACGTTCCGGCGGAGCAATCCTCATTGTGGGTACAGCAGAACAGGTCGCAGAACGATTGATGGAATATGGAGATCTGGGCGTGACAACATTTATATTATCCGGGTACCCACATTTGGAAGAAGCCGAAATTTTCGGCCGGACTGTGATGCCCATTATTCGTGAGAAGTGGAAAATAAGACAGAAGAAGCATTCAGTTACTACCAACTAA
- the glsA gene encoding glutaminase A, with translation MSNAAMERLNQLLPEWLETSRLHTGQGKVASYIPELFKASQDELGIHIMNAEGNHVSAGDCGVPFTMQSISKVFTLILALMDHGEEAVFFNVGKEPTGDDYDSMIKLELVEPGIPFNPLINAGAITVSSLIAGDCKEEKSRRILEFFRKLANNDRLDYNEAVYRSESETGHLNRSLGYFLKHNGVLKDDVEDVLAVYFRHCSIEVTCADLARMSLVLAYDGTDPITGIELIPRRYVQIAKTFMTTCGMYNASGEFAIQVGLPAKSGVSGGILTLVPGQFGIGLVGPALNRKGNSIAGVHLLERLSREFDWSLF, from the coding sequence ATGAGCAATGCTGCAATGGAACGTCTGAACCAGTTGTTGCCGGAATGGCTGGAGACCAGCCGTCTGCACACCGGACAGGGGAAAGTAGCCTCTTATATTCCCGAGTTATTCAAGGCCTCACAGGACGAACTGGGTATACATATCATGAACGCCGAAGGCAATCATGTGTCAGCCGGCGATTGTGGTGTCCCGTTTACGATGCAAAGTATCTCCAAGGTATTTACACTCATTCTGGCCCTGATGGATCATGGGGAGGAAGCGGTCTTTTTTAATGTAGGAAAAGAACCTACCGGCGATGATTATGATTCCATGATCAAGCTTGAACTGGTCGAACCGGGCATTCCGTTTAATCCATTGATCAATGCGGGCGCGATCACGGTATCGTCCCTCATTGCCGGGGATTGTAAAGAGGAGAAGTCACGGCGCATTTTGGAATTTTTCCGCAAGCTCGCGAATAATGATCGGCTGGACTATAACGAGGCGGTATATCGGTCCGAATCGGAGACAGGCCATCTGAACCGCTCGCTTGGTTATTTTCTGAAGCACAATGGTGTGCTCAAGGATGACGTCGAAGATGTGCTTGCCGTCTATTTCCGCCATTGCTCCATCGAGGTGACTTGTGCAGACCTGGCCCGTATGTCACTGGTGCTTGCTTATGACGGGACAGATCCGATCACCGGGATTGAGCTTATTCCTCGTCGTTATGTGCAGATCGCCAAAACGTTCATGACTACCTGCGGTATGTATAATGCATCAGGCGAATTCGCGATTCAGGTCGGGTTGCCTGCCAAGAGTGGAGTGTCGGGTGGAATTCTGACTCTGGTTCCAGGCCAGTTTGGCATCGGTCTTGTAGGTCCGGCTCTGAATCGGAAAGGAAACAGCATTGCAGGCGTGCATCTGCTTGAGCGTCTTTCCAGAGAATTTGACTGGAGTTTGTTCTAA
- a CDS encoding helix-turn-helix transcriptional regulator translates to MIESMKEDHHEFLDIIFFTPSEFEKAGGAWPIRIGRNIAKSNYHIGPRTTPFHYLIFVLEGEGTFIQNGHRYSLRARDAFCLYPQVTHEYWSDPKESLHKIFIAFDGKHAAELLARIGLTPDAPHRSGVLTPETASGMRAFMEEVRKPQGGASDLGRLTRFLGLFDRIAKSPATRVLQPDSATPWLQKGKEYMDIHFAGGITVEGVSSHAGVDRTHFAKQFRKAYGLSPVQYIQRLKMNQAKRLLVQTPLTLTEVAHSVGYPDLFSFSKAFKKQVGLPPNRYRTAENNKS, encoded by the coding sequence ATGATCGAGAGCATGAAGGAGGACCACCACGAGTTTTTGGATATTATTTTTTTTACTCCGTCTGAATTCGAGAAAGCCGGTGGAGCATGGCCGATTCGAATCGGTCGTAATATAGCCAAGAGCAACTATCATATCGGCCCTCGAACGACGCCTTTTCATTATTTAATTTTTGTTCTGGAAGGCGAGGGAACTTTCATACAGAACGGACATCGTTATTCCCTGCGTGCCCGCGATGCATTCTGCCTGTATCCACAGGTTACCCATGAGTACTGGTCCGACCCAAAGGAATCTTTGCACAAAATTTTCATTGCCTTTGATGGAAAACATGCAGCTGAACTTTTGGCACGAATCGGGCTTACTCCAGACGCGCCGCATCGTTCAGGCGTACTCACGCCGGAGACGGCAAGTGGCATGCGTGCTTTTATGGAAGAGGTTCGCAAACCTCAGGGAGGCGCAAGCGACCTGGGACGACTTACCCGTTTTCTCGGATTGTTTGACCGGATTGCCAAATCCCCTGCTACCCGAGTGCTTCAACCAGACTCTGCCACACCCTGGCTGCAAAAGGGCAAGGAGTACATGGATATTCACTTTGCCGGCGGCATTACCGTGGAAGGTGTATCTTCTCACGCTGGCGTGGATCGGACCCATTTTGCCAAACAATTCCGTAAAGCCTACGGCCTGTCTCCTGTCCAGTATATTCAACGTCTCAAAATGAATCAGGCCAAACGGTTGCTTGTTCAGACCCCGTTAACGTTAACTGAAGTAGCGCATTCGGTGGGTTACCCTGATCTGTTTTCTTTCTCCAAAGCGTTCAAAAAGCAGGTGGGTCTGCCACCCAACCGATATCGAACGGCCGAGAACAATAAAAGCTGA
- a CDS encoding ABC transporter substrate-binding protein produces MRKKQKYILPLVSMLVMSILLSACGGGDNAASGGGDSSGSGKVTISFMHWRGEDVEALNKTIDAFEKENPNIHVEMQTLPSDQYQSTVQSKISDGSVGDVFASFPGAQFEAFTKAGLFTDLTGSSFLSAYNPKLIEAGQHDGKQNAIPYQLVYNDPIYNVKLFEKYGLTPPTDWEGFLALCQTLKDNGIIPIAFAGADIGPGQFMNTMVMNNAPSDDIFTKVEAGEAKLTDEFWVKTLTQIKELNDKGYFQQDALGTKDPAAGALFIQEKAAMLASGSYQLAQNKLQNPNLEQKLLAPITVSADQAKYEGVHTTTFMLAVNSKSKHPEEAKKFIEFLSNPEVAGEYANQTGQNVTVNDVKYDTPELQVAGDWASKKTVFQPRFTILNGDNQKAVTNSIQAVLSGTSPEEAAQQAQAIIDQHIGK; encoded by the coding sequence ATGAGAAAAAAACAAAAATATATCCTGCCCCTTGTCAGTATGCTGGTAATGTCCATCCTGCTGTCTGCCTGCGGCGGCGGGGATAACGCGGCATCAGGAGGGGGCGATTCCTCCGGTTCGGGCAAAGTAACAATCAGCTTCATGCACTGGCGTGGAGAGGATGTGGAAGCACTGAACAAGACGATTGATGCGTTTGAAAAGGAAAATCCAAACATCCATGTGGAAATGCAGACTCTTCCTTCAGACCAATATCAATCCACTGTACAATCCAAAATCAGTGACGGTTCAGTTGGGGATGTATTTGCTTCCTTCCCTGGTGCACAGTTCGAAGCCTTCACCAAAGCCGGATTGTTCACTGATCTGACTGGATCGTCGTTTCTGTCTGCATACAATCCTAAGCTAATTGAAGCAGGCCAGCACGATGGCAAGCAAAATGCAATTCCTTATCAACTCGTATATAACGATCCAATCTACAATGTGAAGTTGTTCGAAAAATATGGATTGACCCCGCCAACGGATTGGGAAGGCTTCCTGGCACTATGCCAGACGCTGAAAGACAACGGCATCATTCCGATTGCATTTGCTGGAGCGGATATTGGTCCAGGCCAATTCATGAATACGATGGTGATGAACAATGCACCGAGTGACGACATTTTTACCAAAGTGGAAGCCGGAGAGGCCAAACTGACGGATGAGTTTTGGGTGAAAACATTAACTCAAATCAAAGAACTGAACGACAAAGGATACTTCCAGCAGGACGCACTGGGAACGAAAGACCCGGCAGCGGGAGCACTCTTTATCCAGGAGAAAGCAGCCATGCTGGCAAGCGGATCTTATCAGCTGGCTCAGAACAAGCTTCAAAATCCGAATCTGGAGCAGAAGCTGCTTGCACCGATTACGGTGAGTGCCGATCAGGCGAAGTATGAAGGCGTTCATACCACGACATTTATGCTTGCGGTGAACAGTAAGTCCAAACACCCCGAAGAAGCGAAGAAGTTCATCGAATTCCTGAGCAATCCGGAAGTGGCTGGCGAATATGCGAACCAGACGGGACAGAATGTAACGGTGAATGATGTGAAGTACGATACACCTGAGCTCCAGGTTGCCGGAGATTGGGCGAGCAAAAAGACCGTGTTCCAGCCACGGTTCACTATCCTGAACGGAGATAATCAGAAAGCAGTAACCAACTCCATTCAGGCTGTACTGAGTGGCACTTCTCCTGAAGAAGCAGCGCAGCAAGCACAGGCGATCATTGATCAGCATATCGGGAAATAA
- a CDS encoding nucleotide sugar dehydrogenase: MENQQFHTLLNAIENKEAVLGVVGLGYVGLPLAVEMVNQGFTVIGIDLDASKVESIYQGDSYIHDISSEELKKVMQSGRFQPTTDYSMLRVIDALSICVPTPLSENQDPDTSYIETVVDQIKLHMKPGMLITLESTTYPGTTEELIQDELDKIGHEAGKDYFLCFSPERVDPSNGRFTTFNTPKVIGGTTEACLKLGTALYSKYVETVVPVSSPKVAEMSKLLENTFRSVNIAFVNEMAMMCDRMGIDIWEVIDAAATKPFGFMPFYPGPGIGGHCIPLDPMYLSWKAKGFRFYSKFIELAQSTNDNMPYYVLNKTSTILNEYAKSVRKSNILLLGMSYKPNIADLRESPGLEIYEQFKEGGANVSYYDPHAESFLDKHGETVYSEVFNLEQFKKYDCIVLITNHSDLPYFDIAEMGVPILDTRNAFKTYPHPHIYKIGHSVQHPVLEPSEALLV, from the coding sequence ATGGAGAATCAACAATTCCACACATTACTGAATGCGATCGAAAATAAAGAAGCGGTGCTCGGCGTGGTCGGGCTCGGTTACGTAGGATTACCACTTGCGGTGGAAATGGTCAATCAGGGTTTCACGGTAATCGGGATTGATCTGGATGCATCCAAAGTGGAGAGCATCTATCAGGGAGATTCCTATATTCACGATATTTCGTCCGAGGAATTGAAAAAAGTGATGCAAAGCGGCCGCTTCCAGCCTACAACGGATTACAGCATGCTGCGCGTGATCGATGCGTTGAGCATCTGCGTACCTACACCGCTCAGTGAAAATCAGGACCCGGATACGTCTTATATCGAGACGGTTGTGGATCAGATTAAACTGCATATGAAACCAGGCATGCTGATTACGCTGGAAAGCACGACTTATCCGGGTACTACCGAAGAACTGATCCAGGATGAGCTGGACAAAATCGGACATGAAGCAGGCAAAGACTACTTCCTGTGCTTCTCGCCTGAACGTGTGGACCCGTCCAACGGACGATTCACTACTTTTAATACACCGAAAGTAATCGGGGGCACAACTGAAGCTTGCCTCAAACTGGGAACAGCGTTGTATAGCAAATACGTTGAAACGGTTGTACCTGTATCTTCACCAAAAGTGGCTGAAATGTCCAAACTGTTGGAAAATACATTCCGCAGCGTAAACATTGCCTTTGTTAATGAAATGGCAATGATGTGTGACCGTATGGGCATCGATATCTGGGAAGTTATCGACGCAGCTGCGACGAAGCCGTTTGGATTCATGCCTTTCTATCCGGGCCCTGGCATCGGCGGTCACTGCATCCCGCTTGATCCGATGTACCTGTCCTGGAAGGCTAAAGGATTCCGTTTCTACAGCAAGTTCATTGAGCTGGCGCAATCCACCAATGACAATATGCCATATTATGTACTGAACAAAACATCAACCATTCTGAATGAGTACGCGAAATCGGTACGTAAATCCAACATTCTGTTGCTTGGTATGTCGTACAAACCGAATATTGCCGATTTGCGTGAATCTCCAGGACTGGAAATCTATGAACAGTTCAAGGAAGGTGGAGCCAATGTCAGCTATTATGATCCACATGCTGAATCGTTCCTGGACAAGCATGGCGAGACGGTATATAGCGAAGTGTTCAACTTGGAACAGTTCAAGAAGTACGACTGCATCGTGCTGATCACCAACCACAGCGATTTGCCTTACTTTGATATTGCCGAGATGGGCGTGCCGATTCTGGATACACGTAATGCGTTCAAAACGTATCCACATCCGCACATTTACAAGATTGGTCATTCGGTACAGCACCCTGTGCTTGAGCCAAGTGAAGCGTTGCTCGTCTGA